One stretch of Ornithinimicrobium ciconiae DNA includes these proteins:
- a CDS encoding HNH endonuclease signature motif containing protein — MKGRGAGARVGESVLLGQRRVPDWRTFDLDCVSGSGDVVLGAVGPGESLEELAAARAWEGQFWTELGAVSDTEGAEYAALVAEVEEALAGMGQEADPAQDLAGGLEVAGRGLARAGQVGAEGLVAVFESELVAGLEAAGRVRNQVIGQVVALARECWERGLHNQVGMSLPTWLRVRCQWLSKQEACQILDVVRAGECDWGSALALAVVQGRTGVDRGALVARTMRRLVPCLSAEQAQDYAGIATDAAIDPQISDADLQVVCKKLLIDLLDEKPREETKDTAQALRTVSRRALGRGMTRFTVDAPEVEAALIDGVLNGPLAAPVPDKAALDDGGGLDLRSPGQRKFDALLMVLNRGMSNPGAPPSSGRASVMVTVKADPDTGKPAGAALSNTGAVLDAAQAGRLACIGDLTPIVLGEHGEPLRLGRTVRLATPGQFKALMVRDRHCTYPGCDVPGTWCDAHHIIWWCRGGGTDIAFLVLLCPRHHTLVHDKDLIATIAGSIVTWHV, encoded by the coding sequence ATGAAGGGAAGAGGCGCCGGGGCGCGGGTCGGGGAGAGTGTTCTCCTCGGTCAGCGCCGCGTGCCGGACTGGCGCACCTTCGACCTGGACTGCGTGTCGGGCTCTGGTGACGTCGTTCTCGGTGCGGTTGGTCCGGGGGAGAGCCTTGAGGAGTTGGCGGCGGCTCGGGCGTGGGAGGGGCAGTTCTGGACTGAGTTGGGGGCGGTCTCGGACACCGAGGGTGCGGAGTATGCCGCGTTGGTCGCCGAGGTCGAGGAGGCGTTGGCGGGGATGGGGCAGGAGGCTGATCCTGCGCAGGATCTGGCTGGTGGGTTGGAGGTTGCGGGTCGGGGCCTGGCGCGGGCCGGGCAGGTGGGGGCTGAGGGGTTGGTGGCGGTCTTTGAGTCCGAGCTGGTGGCGGGGTTGGAAGCGGCCGGGCGGGTCCGTAACCAGGTGATCGGGCAGGTCGTGGCCCTGGCCCGGGAGTGTTGGGAGCGGGGGTTGCACAACCAGGTGGGGATGTCGTTGCCGACGTGGTTGCGGGTGCGTTGCCAGTGGTTGTCGAAGCAGGAGGCCTGCCAGATCCTGGACGTGGTCCGTGCCGGTGAGTGCGACTGGGGCAGCGCGTTGGCGTTGGCGGTCGTGCAGGGGCGCACGGGGGTGGATCGGGGCGCGTTGGTGGCCCGCACGATGCGCCGGTTGGTGCCGTGCCTGAGTGCGGAGCAGGCGCAGGATTATGCGGGTATCGCTACGGACGCGGCGATCGACCCGCAGATCAGCGACGCGGACCTTCAGGTGGTGTGCAAGAAGTTGTTGATCGACCTGCTGGACGAAAAGCCCCGGGAGGAGACCAAGGACACCGCGCAGGCCCTGCGGACGGTGTCGCGCCGCGCCCTAGGGCGGGGCATGACCCGCTTCACCGTCGACGCCCCGGAGGTCGAGGCGGCACTGATCGATGGGGTGCTGAACGGGCCGTTGGCGGCACCGGTGCCGGACAAGGCCGCCCTGGACGATGGTGGGGGTTTGGACCTGCGCAGCCCGGGGCAGCGCAAGTTCGACGCGTTGCTGATGGTGCTCAACCGTGGGATGTCCAACCCGGGTGCCCCGCCGTCCTCGGGGCGGGCGTCGGTGATGGTCACGGTCAAGGCAGACCCGGACACGGGCAAACCTGCCGGGGCGGCGTTGTCCAACACCGGTGCGGTGCTGGACGCGGCGCAGGCCGGACGGTTGGCGTGCATCGGGGACCTGACCCCGATCGTGCTCGGTGAGCACGGCGAACCCCTGAGGCTGGGACGCACGGTGCGGCTAGCGACGCCGGGACAATTCAAAGCGTTGATGGTCCGCGACAGGCACTGCACTTATCCGGGCTGCGATGTGCCCGGCACGTGGTGCGACGCGCACCACATCATCTGGTGGTGCCGCGGGGGTGGCACCGACATCGCCTTCCTGGTCCTGCTCTGTCCGCGACACCACACCCTCGTGCACGACAAGGACCTGATAGCCACCATCGCCGGATCCATCGTGACCTGGCACGTGTGA
- a CDS encoding YciI family protein: MPQYLIAFNDEWVPDHTVEELRAKSEASLAVTEEMAADGAYVFGDGGLDASTTLCSVENRDGEPVFTDGPFVETKEHLGGFCVVDVPDDARARYWAGRLAVALDWPQEVHRFPTRAQILQLDAPEAG, from the coding sequence GTGCCGCAGTATCTGATCGCATTCAACGACGAGTGGGTGCCCGACCACACGGTGGAAGAGTTGCGCGCCAAGTCCGAGGCCAGTCTGGCCGTGACCGAGGAGATGGCGGCCGACGGTGCCTACGTCTTCGGCGACGGGGGCCTCGACGCCTCCACCACACTGTGCAGTGTCGAGAACCGAGACGGTGAGCCGGTGTTCACCGACGGCCCCTTCGTCGAGACCAAGGAGCACCTCGGCGGCTTCTGCGTGGTGGACGTCCCCGACGATGCCAGGGCACGCTACTGGGCCGGCCGCCTCGCGGTCGCGCTCGACTGGCCGCAGGAGGTCCACCGGTTCCCGACCCGGGCGCAGATCCTTCAGCTCGACGCACCAGAGGCGGGGTGA
- a CDS encoding YciI family protein: MPRYLLSVFGSAERTDFGNYSSKEEMLQAFADTGVFNEKLERDGHLVFADGLEPASIATTVDGQGEQPVFTDGPYLETKEHLGGFWVIEAADLDEALALAAEGSKACRGTVEVRPFQSAESFATLLES, translated from the coding sequence ATGCCCAGATATCTGCTGTCCGTCTTCGGATCCGCCGAGCGCACCGATTTCGGCAACTACTCCTCCAAGGAGGAGATGCTGCAGGCGTTTGCTGACACCGGCGTCTTCAACGAGAAGCTGGAACGCGATGGCCACCTCGTCTTCGCCGACGGCCTCGAGCCGGCGAGCATCGCCACCACTGTCGACGGCCAGGGCGAGCAGCCGGTGTTCACCGACGGGCCCTACCTGGAGACGAAGGAGCACCTCGGCGGCTTCTGGGTCATCGAGGCAGCAGATCTGGACGAGGCACTTGCCCTCGCCGCAGAGGGGTCCAAGGCATGTCGCGGCACGGTCGAGGTCCGGCCGTTCCAATCTGCCGAGTCCTTCGCGACGCTGTTGGAGTCGTGA
- a CDS encoding RNA polymerase sigma factor: MTDRELEEAITRVHRQEWARVVAGLTRRFGDLDIAEDAAAEAFSLAVERWARDGIPPHPGGWLTTTATRKAIDRIRRESRRDAKHQEALMVTDDSRPDPVGPIEDDRLRLIFTCCHPALAMEARVALTLRLLGGLTVAQIAHAFLVRETALAQRITRAKAKIKTAHIPYRVPLEQDLRVRLAGVLAVVYLIFNEGYLASQGDDPLRVELTDEAIRLGRLLHELLPDEGEVTGLLALMLLTDARRAARVSRTGELVTLDEQDRGAWDRALIAEGASLVAEAGSAVAGAGSVGRFQLLAAINSVHTAAPSVRDTDWSRIVRLYDGLVTIDPSPIVRLNRAVAVAEVDGPAVGFAEVERLAEPLSGYHALHATRADLLRRLGRSAEAGAAYDRAIALAGNAAERAYLSRRRGQLGG; encoded by the coding sequence GTGACCGACCGGGAACTCGAGGAGGCCATCACCCGTGTCCACCGTCAGGAGTGGGCGCGGGTGGTCGCCGGCCTGACCCGACGCTTCGGTGACCTTGACATCGCCGAGGATGCCGCTGCCGAGGCATTTTCCCTGGCGGTGGAGCGCTGGGCGCGGGACGGCATACCTCCTCATCCCGGCGGGTGGCTGACGACCACGGCCACGCGGAAGGCGATCGACCGGATCCGCCGCGAGTCCCGACGGGACGCCAAGCACCAGGAGGCCCTCATGGTGACGGACGACAGCCGCCCCGATCCGGTCGGCCCGATCGAGGACGACCGCCTCCGTCTGATCTTCACCTGCTGCCACCCGGCACTGGCCATGGAGGCGCGGGTCGCCCTCACGCTGCGGCTGCTGGGCGGCCTGACCGTCGCCCAGATCGCCCATGCCTTTCTCGTCCGGGAGACCGCTCTGGCACAACGCATCACGCGCGCCAAGGCGAAGATCAAGACGGCTCACATCCCCTACCGCGTGCCGCTCGAGCAGGACCTGCGGGTCCGCCTCGCCGGCGTGCTGGCCGTGGTCTATCTCATCTTCAACGAGGGCTATCTCGCCAGCCAGGGTGACGATCCTCTGCGCGTCGAACTGACCGATGAGGCGATCCGGCTCGGCCGGTTGCTGCACGAACTCCTGCCCGACGAGGGCGAGGTGACCGGACTCCTGGCGCTCATGCTGCTCACCGACGCGCGCCGGGCCGCGCGTGTGTCGCGCACCGGTGAGCTGGTGACTCTGGACGAGCAGGACCGTGGGGCGTGGGATCGTGCCCTGATCGCCGAGGGAGCATCGCTGGTGGCCGAGGCCGGGTCAGCCGTCGCCGGAGCGGGATCCGTGGGTCGCTTTCAGCTGCTCGCCGCGATCAACTCCGTGCACACCGCCGCCCCATCTGTCCGGGACACCGACTGGTCCCGCATCGTCCGGTTGTATGACGGGCTGGTCACCATCGATCCCTCGCCGATCGTGCGTCTCAATCGTGCCGTCGCCGTCGCCGAGGTGGATGGACCGGCGGTCGGGTTCGCCGAGGTCGAGCGGTTGGCGGAACCTCTCAGCGGCTATCACGCCCTTCACGCGACGCGAGCCGACCTGCTGCGGCGGCTGGGTCGCAGCGCTGAGGCGGGCGCGGCCTATGACCGGGCGATCGCCCTGGCGGGAAACGCTGCTGAGCGTGCCTATCTCAGCCGTCGGCGCGGCCAGCTCGGAGGCTGA